In Streptomyces sp. NBC_00683, the DNA window CTCCTGATTGACGTGAGGAATGGAATCGGCCGTGCGGCCAAGATGAGGAAACCTCGGCTCAAGACCGGTGATAAGCCGCCTTGACGGGGTCCATACGAGGACGGGGGCTCCCTTGACGCCAACCTGATGCGGTCGACCCCACCGGCTACGGAGCGTTGTCCTCCGTTGCGCGGCGGGAAACCGGCTGTGCTCCGGGTCGTACCAGAACCCCGACCGCGGAAAGCAGCCACGTCAGGTGGCCGGCCGCGCTCTCGGACCGCATCGATGCCGACAGCACCGGTCCGAACCCGTCCCACTTGATCAAGGCCGCCACCAGACGGCCGAGCGGGTGCGGGCCGATGACCGGCCGCACGACGTTCCGCGTCCATCAGGGCTCCACCAGGGGCGTTCCGCTCGATCGCCTCGGCGCGGACCCACGTCGCGCCTGCCCTGGGTCAGGGGGAGCTGCTCCCCCCCGACCACCGCGGTCATCTCCGTGTCGAGCCCCCTACGGCTCGGCGGGCCGCGCGAACCCTCGCGATCAGGCGCCGATATCGCGCCGTCGGAAGTCTTCCTGGGTCTCGCGTCGTACCAGCAGGCGCGCCGAACCGTCGTGCACCGCGACGACCGGAGGCCGGCCGACCAGGTTGTAGGCGGAAGCCATGGACAGCTGGTACGCGCCGGACACCGGCACCGCGAGCAGATCGCCGGGGCGGACGTCGCCGGGCAGCAGGACATCGGCCGCGAGGACGTCGCCCGCCTCGCAGTGCCGGCCCACGACCGTGGCCGCGACCGGCTCGGCAGTCGAGGAGCGGCCGATCAGGCGTGGCGCGTAGCGTGCCCCGTACAGTGCCGGCCGGGGGTTGTCGCTCATGCCGCCGTCGACGGCAACGAACACCGCCGACCCGGTGTGCTTGACGGCAAGTACGCGGTACAGCGCCACTCCGGCCGGGGCCGCGATCGCCCGCCCGGGTTCGATGGCGAGTCTGGGCACGGGCAGGCCCGCTGCCGCGCAGCTCGAGGAGAGCTCCCTGCTCAGGCGGCGTGCGAGCGAGGTCAGGTCCAGGGCGGTTTCCCCCGGCCGGTAGGCCACGCCGTGCCCGCCGCCCATGTCGAGTTCCGGGAACGTCACGCCATGGCTTTCCTTGACCCGGGCCATCAGCCCGACCATCCGGCGCACGGCCACCAGGTAGGGCCTGACGTCGGTGATCTGGGAGCCTATGTGGCAGTGCAGGCCGCTGAGTTCGAGTTGCGGCTGGCCGAGGACCCGGGCGACGGCGTGCTGGGCGGACCCGTCGGTGAGGGAGAGGCCGAACTTCTGCCCGTCCGTACCGGTACGGATCTTCTCGTGCCCGCCGGCGGAGACCCCCGGCACCACCCGCACCATGACCTTCTGCCGACCGTCGGAGCCGACCAGCGCGGCGATTCGAGCGATCTCCGAGGGGCTGTCGAGGATGATCCGCCCGACCCCGAGCCGCAGCGCGGTCTCGATGTCGCGCGGGCTCTTCGCGTTTCCGTGCAGCACCATCCGCTCCGCCGGAAACCCGGCCAGGACGGCGAGTTCGAGTTCACCGGCGGAGCAGACGTCGAGCCCCAGACCCTCCTCGTCGATCCACCGAACCATCGCCCGGGACAAGAACGCCTTGGCGGCGTACAGCACATCGGCGTCGGGGAAGGTGGCCCGGTACGTCCGGCACCGTGCCCGCACCTCGTCCTCGTCCAACACATACGTGGGGGTGTCGAACCGGTCGGCCATATCGGCGAGCGAGACCCCGCCGACACTCAGATCTCCGTCCGGGAGACGGGCGGTGGAGGCCGGCCACACGGACAGGTCGTCCAGTCCGGTCGGGAGCTCGGTGAGAACGGGAGCGGACATGGTGGCATCTCCTCGGGAGACGGGTATCGAAACGTGGGTCACAGTGCGCGGACGGGCTCGTCGGCTGCGCGTACCGGCTCCGCCGTGACAGCAGGAGCCGAAAGGACGGGGTCGAGGATGAGCCGTTCGATGCCGAGAGGAGCAGCGAGCGAGCGAAGTGCGGGCTCGGAGAGCCTGATCGAGGACTGACCGGCTCCGAGGGTCGCGGTCAGCAGGTCCTGGCGGGTGAAGCCGACCGCGGTCCGCTCCCCCAGGGGAGTGCGGAACATCCGCAGCGCGGGCCCCGCTGTTCCGGGCCGGACGGGCACGAACAGGAGCCCGGCCGGGGCCTGTTCTTCGGGGTCGGGGTCATCGTCGTACTGGAAGAGGCACATGGTTTTCTCCGAAGGATCTGCGCGAGGCTGTTGCCCGGCGCGTGACGTCGAAGCTATGCCCGCCCCCGTCCGCAGTGGTCCATCACCTGACGCAACTTTGACGGCTGTCGTCCGGTTCATACGGATCACTGACGCCCGGAGCCCTCGTACCGCCCTTCAATGGAACTCCGGGACAGGACGAACAGGAGGACATGCGGTGCGACGGAGGATTGTGGTCGGTGTGAGCGGTTCCCTGGGGAGCCTCGCGGCCCTGCACCGGGCCACCGCCGAGGCCCAGGAGCGCAACGCGGAACTGTGCGCGGTCCTGGCCTGGCAGCTGCCCGGCGGAGGGCTGGGCAGCCGTGCCACGTACGGCGCCGCTGTGCTGAGGGAGTGCCGGGAAGCGGCCGTGGAAGACCTGCGCACGGTTCTGGACGCAGCGTTCGCCGCCGGAAGGCCGGGAGTCACACTGACCGGGTTGACCGTGCGCGGCGAGCCCGGGGCGGTACTCGTCGATGCCGTCCGGTCCGCCGACGACCTCTTGGTCGTCGGCACGGGCCCACGCGGCAGGTGGCTCCCAGGGCTACGGGCGCCGGTGGCCCGGCATTGCCTGGCACATGCACCGTGCCCCGTGCTCGCGGTTCCCCCGAACCCGCTCGAAGCCGAACTCGCATCGGTACGTCGCAGGACATGGTCCGTGCCGTACATAACGCGGGAACCAGGGCGATGAACGGATCACGGCGGCTCACCCGCGCCGAGAAGCAGATGCGGGGCGGTGATCAACGACGAGGAAGTCCGAGGACGACGGCGAGGCCCGGACGGCGCCCCTGTCGGCGGAGGTCCTGGACCGCATCCTCCCCGGAACGGCAGAGTGATCGCCACTTCGGGCGGCTGGGGGACGGCCCCGTGGGTTCGTAGGGAAGCCGCTGGCCAACCCCTACCGGTGCAGCCCGAGAAGGTCCGTGAATGCTTGTCGGCTGTGCACGAGCAGTTCGCGTACCGAGGGGTTGTGTGCGCTCTTCCAGATCAGGGCGAGCAATGCCGGTGTGTCGACGTCGTCGATGGTGCGGGCGGTGAGCCGGTCGCGGTAGCTCGCGGCCATCGAGTTGCTGAGGACGGCGACGCCGAGACCGCGGGCGGCGAGGCCGGCGATGGCATCCGCAGCGCTGGCTTGCAGGGCGATCGACGGTTGGAGGCTCTGTGCGGCGCAAGCCTGGTCGAAAACTGTGCGCAGGCCGGTGCCCGGTGGCATGCACACGATGGGGTGGGCAATCAGGTCGCGCAGAGTGACCCGCCGCTGTTTCGCCAAGGGGTGCCCGGCCGGGACCGCCGCGACGAGCCGTTCGCTGATGATTGTCAGCGCCTCCAGCCCGTCGGGGGTGGCTGTTGCGGCCCCGATGAGTGCCAGGTCGACGGCGCCGGTGCGCACCCCGTCGGCGAGCCGGTCGGAGCTGTCCTCCAGCAGCGAGATCTCCACACCGGGGTGCGCCTCGTGGAATGCGGCGAGAGCGTCGAACAACGGGGTGACGGTGCAGCCGATGACCATTCCGACGGTGAGGCGACCCCGGATCAGCTCGGTCACCTCGCCCACTGCCTGGCCGACTGCCCCAGCCGCGGCGAGTGCGGCACGGGCGTGTCCGAGCGCGGCCTCCCCTGCGACGGTGAGCGTGACGGTTCGGGCCGAACGGTCGAACAGCTCGGCACCGAGTTCCCGTTCGAGCTGGCGGATCTGGGCACTGATGCCCGACTGACTGATGTGCACACGCTCGGCCGCACGGGTGAAGTTCCGCTCCTCGGCGACTGCGACGAGGTATTCCAGCTGCCTCAGCTCCATGACCACAGATTCTAGTTTGCAGAAGATCCATCTGTTGGACTTCTGGTCAGCGGGCGACCAGGCTGAGAAACGCCGGAGCCTTACATAGGAGGAACCCATGCAGGAGTACGAGAAGGCCATGCGGCCCGAGGACATCACCCGCTTGTTCGTCGAGCGGTCCAACGCCGGTGACGCGGCCGGGGTCGCCGCGCTCTACGAAAAGGATGCGGTGATGGCCTACCCGCCCGGCGAGCTGACGGTGGGGCGGGATGCGATCCGCGCGCTGTGGGAGAAGGTGCTGGCCAACGGTCCCCGCTTCGAGCTGGAACAGCCACTTCCGACGTTGATCAGCGGCGACATCGCCCTCACCTCGACCCCGCCGAAGGACGGTGCCGGCGCGCGGGCGCAGGTCGTCAGGCTCCAGTCCGACGGAAGTTGGCTGCGCCTGCTCGACCAGCCCGAGTTCGTCCCACCCACCCGCTGACCCCCTCGCCCTCGCAAGTTCGAGAGGGCAGATGCCGTTGAGGGGGCGCCGACTGCCGCGTGCGTCAGCTACTTCGGGTCGCGGTTGAACTGCGTCGTCGACCAGCGGAATCCGAGGGCGATCAGGGCGACGCACCAGGCGATCGCGATCCAGCCGTTGTTGCCGATCTCCGTGCCGAGGAGAAGGCCGCGGAGGGTTTCGATGGCTGGGGTGAACGGCTGGTACTCGGCGATGGGCCGGAACCAGCCGGGCATGGTGTCAGCAGGGATGAAGGCGCTGGAGACGAGGGGGAGGAGGATCAGCGGCATGGCCATGTTGCTGGCCGCCTCGGGGTTGGGGCTCGCCAGGCCCATGCCGACCGCGATCCAGGTCAGTGCAAGGGCGAAGAGCACGACGAGCCCGAATGCCGCCAGCCACTCCAGGGCGGTCGCGTCCGTGGAGCGGAAGCCGATGGCCACGCCGACGGCGCCGACGAGGACCACACTCATGACGGATTGCAGCACGCTGCCGACGACGTGCCCGATGAGTACCGAGGGGCGGTAGACCGCCATCGTGCGGAAGCGGGCGATGAGGCCTTCGGTCATATCCATGGAGACGTACACCGCGGCTCCGATCACGGTGCTGCCGATAGTCATGAGCAGCAGGCCCGGCACGATGTAGGCGACGTAGTCGGAGCGGTCCGCGCCGCCTCCACCGATGCCCGCGCTCATCACGTCGCCGAAGATGTAGACGAAGAGCAGCAGCATCATGATCGGCGTGAGCAGCAGGTTCAGGGTCCCTGACGGGTAGCGCCGGGCGTGCAGCAGGTTGCGGCGCAGCATCGTGTTCGAGTCGCGTACGGCGAGGGAGAGGGCGCTCATCGTACGGTCTCCTTGGGCTGGTCGGGTACGTCGGTGCCGCTGGTCAGGGCGAAGAACACGTCGTCGAGGTCGGGGGTATGGACGGTCAGCTCGTCCGCCTCGATGCCGGCGGAGTCGAGCCGGTCGAGGATGGAGCGCAGTTCGCGTTGGCTGCCGTCGCCGGGGATGGACAGCGACAGCGCCTCGTCGTCCCTGGTGACCTCGCGCAGGGCGTCAGCGGCGGACCGGTACGCGACCGGGTCGGTGAAGCGGAGCCGGACGTGCCCGCCCGGGACGAGTCGCTTGAGCTCCTCGGCGGTGCCCTCGGCCGCGATCCTGCCGTCGTTGAGCACGGCGATGCGGTCGGCGAGTTCGTCGGCCTCCTCCAGGTACTGGGTGGTGAGGAGGACGGTGACGCCGTCCGTGACGAGGCCGCGGATGATGCCCCACATGTTGTGGCGGGAGCGCGGGTCGAGCCCTGTCGTCGGCTCGTCGAGGAAGATGATCCGCGGGCTTCCGACCAGCGTCATCGCCAGGTCGAGGCGGCGCTTCATGCCGCCGGAATAGGTCGAGGCGGGCTTCCTGGCGGCCTCCGTCAGGTCGAAGCGCTCCAGGAGTTCGACGGCGACCCGCCGCCCCTCGCTCCTGGGCAGGTGGTGCAGGTCCGCCATGAGGAGCATGTTCTCCTCACCGGTGATCAGCCCGTCGACGGCGGAGAACTGCCCGGTGACGCCGATCGCGGCACGTACCGCCTGCGGGCCGGCGGCCAAGTCGTGGCCACCGACGTGCAGTTCACCGGCGTCCGCGGTGATGAGAGTGGAGAGGATCTTCACGGCGGTGGTCTTGCCGGCGCCGTTCGGGCCGAGCAGCGCGAACACGGAGCCGGCCGGGATGTGCAGATCGATGCCGTCGAGGACGAGCTTGTCGCCGTACGACTTGCGTAGCCCGACTGCGGAGACGGCGATCGGCGACGGGTGACCGTCCCGGTGCCTGGATGTGGGCATGACAGATAGAGGCATGGTGACTTCCTTATGAAGGCTGAGACGCTGGGGGAGTGGCAGCTGTTTCGCAACCCGGATCGGGGGGCTGACCGTGACTGGACGTCAGTCGTGTTGTTTTGGGGAATGGTGTCGAGCGGCCCGCCGCC includes these proteins:
- the lysA gene encoding diaminopimelate decarboxylase; the encoded protein is MSAPVLTELPTGLDDLSVWPASTARLPDGDLSVGGVSLADMADRFDTPTYVLDEDEVRARCRTYRATFPDADVLYAAKAFLSRAMVRWIDEEGLGLDVCSAGELELAVLAGFPAERMVLHGNAKSPRDIETALRLGVGRIILDSPSEIARIAALVGSDGRQKVMVRVVPGVSAGGHEKIRTGTDGQKFGLSLTDGSAQHAVARVLGQPQLELSGLHCHIGSQITDVRPYLVAVRRMVGLMARVKESHGVTFPELDMGGGHGVAYRPGETALDLTSLARRLSRELSSSCAAAGLPVPRLAIEPGRAIAAPAGVALYRVLAVKHTGSAVFVAVDGGMSDNPRPALYGARYAPRLIGRSSTAEPVAATVVGRHCEAGDVLAADVLLPGDVRPGDLLAVPVSGAYQLSMASAYNLVGRPPVVAVHDGSARLLVRRETQEDFRRRDIGA
- a CDS encoding SAV_915 family protein, producing MCLFQYDDDPDPEEQAPAGLLFVPVRPGTAGPALRMFRTPLGERTAVGFTRQDLLTATLGAGQSSIRLSEPALRSLAAPLGIERLILDPVLSAPAVTAEPVRAADEPVRAL
- a CDS encoding universal stress protein, producing the protein MRRRIVVGVSGSLGSLAALHRATAEAQERNAELCAVLAWQLPGGGLGSRATYGAAVLRECREAAVEDLRTVLDAAFAAGRPGVTLTGLTVRGEPGAVLVDAVRSADDLLVVGTGPRGRWLPGLRAPVARHCLAHAPCPVLAVPPNPLEAELASVRRRTWSVPYITREPGR
- a CDS encoding LysR family transcriptional regulator, translating into MELRQLEYLVAVAEERNFTRAAERVHISQSGISAQIRQLERELGAELFDRSARTVTLTVAGEAALGHARAALAAAGAVGQAVGEVTELIRGRLTVGMVIGCTVTPLFDALAAFHEAHPGVEISLLEDSSDRLADGVRTGAVDLALIGAATATPDGLEALTIISERLVAAVPAGHPLAKQRRVTLRDLIAHPIVCMPPGTGLRTVFDQACAAQSLQPSIALQASAADAIAGLAARGLGVAVLSNSMAASYRDRLTARTIDDVDTPALLALIWKSAHNPSVRELLVHSRQAFTDLLGLHR
- a CDS encoding YybH family protein codes for the protein MQEYEKAMRPEDITRLFVERSNAGDAAGVAALYEKDAVMAYPPGELTVGRDAIRALWEKVLANGPRFELEQPLPTLISGDIALTSTPPKDGAGARAQVVRLQSDGSWLRLLDQPEFVPPTR
- a CDS encoding ABC transporter permease — protein: MSALSLAVRDSNTMLRRNLLHARRYPSGTLNLLLTPIMMLLLFVYIFGDVMSAGIGGGGADRSDYVAYIVPGLLLMTIGSTVIGAAVYVSMDMTEGLIARFRTMAVYRPSVLIGHVVGSVLQSVMSVVLVGAVGVAIGFRSTDATALEWLAAFGLVVLFALALTWIAVGMGLASPNPEAASNMAMPLILLPLVSSAFIPADTMPGWFRPIAEYQPFTPAIETLRGLLLGTEIGNNGWIAIAWCVALIALGFRWSTTQFNRDPK
- a CDS encoding ATP-binding cassette domain-containing protein, which codes for MPTSRHRDGHPSPIAVSAVGLRKSYGDKLVLDGIDLHIPAGSVFALLGPNGAGKTTAVKILSTLITADAGELHVGGHDLAAGPQAVRAAIGVTGQFSAVDGLITGEENMLLMADLHHLPRSEGRRVAVELLERFDLTEAARKPASTYSGGMKRRLDLAMTLVGSPRIIFLDEPTTGLDPRSRHNMWGIIRGLVTDGVTVLLTTQYLEEADELADRIAVLNDGRIAAEGTAEELKRLVPGGHVRLRFTDPVAYRSAADALREVTRDDEALSLSIPGDGSQRELRSILDRLDSAGIEADELTVHTPDLDDVFFALTSGTDVPDQPKETVR